The Macrobrachium nipponense isolate FS-2020 chromosome 1, ASM1510439v2, whole genome shotgun sequence genome includes a window with the following:
- the LOC135218741 gene encoding uncharacterized protein LOC135218741 — translation MPAARPRTLGGNACPPVPGCSADACPPPVARVGRSADACPPVPGRSADACPPVPGRSADACPPVPGRSADACPPVPDARRRWPVRPGTLGGRLPARPGTLGGRLSTEASAVFTCSPPFVFISPGGSSNQRPFSPSFLAAIQPHHPSGRSIRPGHRPSSSATPGDHFLPLEGMPARSS, via the exons ATGCctgccgcccgtcccaggacgctcggcggaaaCGCCTGCCCTCCCGTCCCAGgatgctcggcggacgcctgcccgcctccCGTGGCCCGggtgggacgctcggcggacgcctgcccgcccgtcccgggacgctcggcggacgcctgcccgcccgttcccggacgctcggcggacgcctgcccgcccgtcccgggacgctcggcggacgcctgcccgcccgtcccggacgctcggCGGCGCTGGCccgtccgtcccgggacgctcggcggacgcctgcccgcccgtcctgggacgctcggcggtcgcct ATCCACAGAAGCTTCTGCAGTTTTCACTTGCTCTCCTCCATTCGTCTTCATTTCTCCTGGAGGTTCTTCAAATCAGAGACCATTTTCTCCTTCGTTCCTCGCAGCCATCCAACCTCATCATCCATCTGGTCGTTCcattcgccctggacaccggccttcttcttcagcgactccaggcgaccatttccttcctctagaaggcatgccagctcgttcctcttga